The following coding sequences lie in one Stenotrophomonas rhizophila genomic window:
- a CDS encoding EAL domain-containing protein, with protein MWNPSLPLVSIEDAPPRLGAGNPELQAMVTEAASGGTPLMLMHVDIDHFASVNENMSAEVGDQALVLVAQRLQHHLRGRGKLWRHGSDEFLIAVPRSAGVPLPEDLAEEIRQQLELPLSVLPYTLFMTGKLGVSLCPEHATGTSRLLDHAEDALHQAAREGGNAVRIHAVDTPSSAHSESIIARQIVDAIPNGELKLRYQPLVSARDGHVVGMEALLRWQSPTLGMLVPERFMRTAERLGIIVQIGTWVLEGALKQAKLWRDQGFDDFTIAVNVSTLQLLRPNFFAEVMSVLQAAGVPAQMLTLEINESALTNNVNFVHETLVNLRNEGISLSLDNFGTGDSSLSALVRYPVDKLKIDRSFIKSAPAGNREAAIARAIIAMGHQLGMTVIANGVESQAQLGFLRRNDCDVFQGYLFGEPMSADAAGMTLRRRYLRPEAFAETRPDRTLLLLDDEENVLRSLVRLFRRDGYRILAAGNVRDAFDLLAINDVQVILSDQRMSDMSGTEFLGRVKMLYPDTIRLVLSGYTDLNTVTDAINRGAIYRFLTKPWNDDELRKHIHQAFRTHEEQRRANTAPPVALPAVDED; from the coding sequence ATGTGGAACCCTTCCCTGCCCCTGGTCAGCATCGAGGACGCACCACCGCGCCTGGGTGCGGGCAATCCCGAGCTGCAGGCGATGGTCACCGAGGCCGCCTCCGGTGGCACCCCGCTGATGCTGATGCACGTGGACATCGACCATTTCGCGTCGGTCAACGAGAACATGAGTGCCGAAGTCGGTGACCAGGCGCTGGTGCTGGTGGCCCAACGCCTGCAGCACCACCTGCGCGGCCGCGGCAAGCTGTGGCGGCATGGCAGCGACGAGTTCCTGATCGCGGTGCCGCGCAGTGCCGGCGTTCCGTTGCCGGAAGACCTGGCCGAGGAAATCCGCCAGCAACTGGAACTGCCGTTGTCGGTGCTGCCGTATACGCTGTTCATGACCGGCAAGCTGGGCGTGAGCCTGTGCCCGGAGCATGCCACCGGCACCTCGCGCCTGCTTGACCACGCCGAGGACGCCCTGCACCAAGCCGCCCGCGAAGGCGGCAATGCGGTCCGCATCCATGCCGTGGACACGCCGTCCAGTGCGCACAGCGAGAGCATCATTGCGCGCCAGATCGTGGACGCCATTCCCAATGGCGAGTTGAAGCTGCGCTACCAGCCACTGGTAAGCGCGCGCGATGGCCACGTGGTGGGCATGGAGGCGTTGCTGCGCTGGCAGTCGCCCACGCTGGGCATGCTGGTGCCGGAGCGCTTCATGCGCACCGCCGAACGGCTGGGCATCATCGTGCAGATCGGCACGTGGGTGCTGGAAGGCGCGCTGAAGCAGGCCAAGCTATGGCGCGACCAGGGCTTCGACGATTTCACCATCGCCGTCAACGTGTCCACGCTGCAGCTGCTGCGCCCGAACTTCTTCGCCGAAGTGATGTCGGTGCTGCAGGCCGCTGGCGTACCGGCGCAGATGCTGACCCTGGAGATCAACGAAAGCGCGCTGACCAACAACGTCAATTTCGTGCATGAAACCCTGGTCAACCTGCGCAACGAAGGGATCAGCCTGAGCCTGGACAACTTCGGCACCGGCGATTCCAGCCTGAGCGCCCTGGTGCGCTACCCGGTGGACAAGCTGAAGATCGACCGCAGCTTCATCAAGAGCGCACCGGCCGGCAACCGCGAGGCGGCGATCGCGCGCGCCATCATTGCCATGGGCCACCAGCTGGGCATGACGGTGATCGCCAACGGCGTGGAATCGCAGGCGCAACTGGGCTTCCTGCGGCGCAACGACTGCGACGTGTTCCAGGGCTACCTGTTCGGCGAGCCGATGTCGGCCGATGCGGCCGGCATGACCCTGCGCCGCCGCTACCTGCGCCCGGAAGCCTTCGCCGAGACCCGTCCCGATCGCACGCTGCTGTTGCTGGACGACGAGGAGAACGTGCTGCGCTCACTGGTGCGGCTGTTCCGTCGCGATGGCTATCGGATCCTGGCGGCTGGCAACGTACGCGATGCGTTCGACCTGCTGGCGATCAACGACGTGCAGGTGATCCTGTCCGATCAGCGCATGAGCGACATGAGCGGCACCGAGTTCCTGGGCCGGGTGAAAATGCTGTACCCGGACACGATCCGGCTGGTGCTGTCGGGCTACACCGACTTGAATACGGTCACCGACGCGATCAACCGCGGCGCGATCTACCGGTTCCTGACCAAGCCGTGGAACGACGACGAGCTGCGCAAGCACATCCACCAGGCGTTCCGCACGCACGAGGAACAGCGCCGGGCCAATACGGCGCCGCCGGTGGCACTGCCGGCGGTGGACGAGGACTGA
- a CDS encoding PAS domain S-box protein, which produces MPVAPSGLPHPTAPERPLAQALRRDRWRVVAGYLVLALVWILCSDAAVQVMAGDMATAARWQTAKGTFFVVASAGLIYLLLRPLAQHVLHAHSRLESSEARHRQMFQDNPGPILVYDLESLAILDVNPAASSLFGWDREGFMAMPISALWPPGDEPQLAAKLAELRAEPGELCVLTADLQLRDGSRRRMEMRSNAINYGGRPARLLIAIDRTSETQALRRRDMALARVEEAHEMARIGAWEVDPATGLGRYSNQVYHLLGRRPPEARRWHRFEELLVPADPATAALSEQLLQDMTGEQVQIDVLLPLLAMDGRALMVHLRAESGHDDAGRPRVLGTLQDVTEREQSRRLLREREEQFRELVRVLPDGVVILSDEYVLYANACAAAQFGYGQHTLLGEPLSALVDAGDLARVRAQLFAPIPLPSTGAGEVIGMRRLDRQRFQAGLAVGDVRYGGRNCKLLIVRDLSEPERIREALETSNRELQAMAGRLFSLQEDERRAISRDLHDDIGQAITAMKLSAYAAQDEADDTRRGEDLEQIIQLADATVGKLRDISTLLRPPQLDALGLEAALRWQAGMLFRSAAIELLADIQALPRRPQGDIEQACFRIAQESLTNVLRHARASQVSLQLHDVGDSGLHLQVRDDGEGFDPEGPRGLGLIVMRERAQSVGGTLRIESAHGAGTLIDLYLPYRSSAAATPDTLEH; this is translated from the coding sequence ATGCCTGTCGCCCCCTCCGGCCTGCCCCACCCCACCGCCCCCGAACGCCCGCTCGCCCAGGCCCTGCGCCGCGACCGCTGGCGGGTGGTGGCCGGTTACCTGGTGCTGGCCCTGGTGTGGATCCTGTGCAGCGATGCCGCGGTGCAGGTGATGGCCGGCGACATGGCCACTGCGGCGCGGTGGCAGACCGCCAAAGGCACCTTCTTCGTGGTGGCCAGCGCCGGGCTGATCTACCTGCTGCTGCGTCCGCTGGCCCAGCACGTGCTGCACGCCCATTCGCGGCTGGAGAGCTCCGAAGCCCGCCACCGGCAGATGTTCCAGGACAACCCCGGGCCGATCCTGGTGTACGACCTGGAATCCCTGGCGATCCTGGATGTGAATCCCGCCGCGAGCAGCCTGTTCGGCTGGGACCGCGAGGGATTCATGGCCATGCCGATCAGCGCGCTGTGGCCTCCCGGCGACGAGCCCCAGCTGGCCGCCAAGCTGGCGGAGCTCCGCGCCGAGCCCGGCGAACTGTGTGTGTTGACCGCCGACCTGCAGTTGCGTGACGGCAGCCGCCGGCGCATGGAAATGCGCAGCAACGCCATCAATTACGGCGGACGCCCTGCCCGGCTGCTGATCGCCATCGACCGCACCAGCGAAACCCAGGCCCTGCGCCGCCGCGACATGGCCCTGGCGCGGGTCGAGGAAGCGCACGAAATGGCCCGCATCGGCGCATGGGAAGTGGACCCGGCCACCGGGCTGGGCCGCTATTCCAACCAGGTCTATCACCTGCTGGGCCGCCGTCCGCCGGAAGCGCGCCGCTGGCATCGCTTCGAGGAACTGCTGGTGCCGGCCGACCCGGCCACGGCTGCACTGAGTGAGCAGCTGCTGCAGGACATGACCGGCGAGCAGGTGCAGATCGACGTGCTGCTGCCGCTGCTGGCGATGGACGGACGTGCGCTGATGGTGCACCTGCGCGCCGAAAGCGGGCACGACGATGCCGGCCGGCCCCGCGTGCTGGGCACCTTGCAGGACGTCACCGAGCGCGAGCAGTCGCGCCGCCTGCTGCGTGAGCGTGAAGAGCAGTTCCGCGAGCTGGTGCGGGTGCTGCCCGATGGCGTGGTGATCCTGTCCGACGAATACGTGCTGTATGCCAACGCCTGCGCGGCGGCGCAGTTCGGCTATGGCCAGCACACGCTGCTGGGCGAGCCACTGTCGGCGCTGGTGGACGCCGGTGATCTGGCGCGGGTGCGGGCGCAGCTGTTCGCGCCGATCCCGCTGCCGAGCACCGGCGCCGGTGAAGTGATCGGCATGCGCCGGCTGGACCGGCAGCGCTTCCAGGCCGGGCTGGCCGTGGGTGACGTGCGCTATGGCGGACGCAACTGCAAGCTGTTGATCGTGCGGGACCTGAGCGAACCCGAACGGATCCGCGAAGCCCTGGAAACCAGCAACCGCGAGTTGCAGGCGATGGCCGGGCGGTTGTTCTCGCTGCAGGAAGATGAGCGCCGCGCGATTTCGCGCGACCTGCATGACGACATCGGCCAGGCGATCACCGCGATGAAGCTGTCGGCGTACGCCGCGCAGGACGAGGCCGATGACACGCGTCGCGGCGAAGACCTGGAGCAGATCATCCAGCTGGCCGATGCCACCGTGGGCAAGCTGCGCGACATTTCCACGCTGCTGCGCCCGCCACAGCTGGACGCGCTGGGGCTGGAAGCCGCGCTGCGCTGGCAGGCCGGCATGTTGTTCCGCTCGGCGGCCATCGAACTGCTGGCCGACATCCAGGCGCTGCCGCGACGCCCGCAGGGCGATATCGAGCAGGCCTGTTTCCGCATCGCCCAGGAGAGCCTGACCAACGTGCTGCGCCACGCGCGCGCCAGCCAGGTAAGCCTGCAACTGCATGACGTGGGCGACAGCGGCCTGCACCTGCAGGTGCGCGACGATGGCGAAGGCTTCGACCCGGAAGGCCCGCGCGGGCTGGGGCTGATCGTGATGCGCGAACGCGCGCAGAGCGTGGGCGGCACCCTGCGCATCGAGTCGGCGCATGGCGCCGGCACCCTGATCGACCTGTACCTGCCGTATCGCAGCAGCGCTGCGGCCACTCCCGATACTCTGGAACACTGA
- the flgM gene encoding flagellar biosynthesis anti-sigma factor FlgM → MSQKIDGNLQATAHLRSVALGSKPAASTDGPTRPVEAADSLRLTGEATSLQAMQRELSTAPAIDAGRVQAVRESLQNGTYKINPDAIASRMLELDQQLQG, encoded by the coding sequence ATGAGCCAGAAAATCGACGGCAACCTGCAGGCCACCGCCCATCTGCGCAGCGTCGCGCTTGGCAGCAAGCCGGCAGCCAGCACCGATGGCCCGACCCGTCCGGTCGAGGCTGCCGACAGCCTGCGCCTGACCGGCGAGGCCACCAGCCTGCAGGCCATGCAGCGCGAGCTGAGCACCGCCCCGGCCATCGATGCCGGCCGCGTGCAGGCCGTGCGCGAGTCGCTGCAGAACGGCACCTACAAGATCAACCCCGATGCCATTGCCTCGCGCATGCTCGAGCTGGACCAGCAGCTGCAGGGATGA
- a CDS encoding flagella protein has product MNLAMSEPLQRLSDALDVERQALVEHDVQALIRATGAKLDALRALEATLPVGQGERLQELAERNRANGVLLSRRRREVNWALRQLGRSEASSAYDAKGQANILHTRRPLAVA; this is encoded by the coding sequence ATGAACCTGGCGATGAGCGAGCCATTGCAGCGCCTCAGCGATGCCTTGGACGTCGAACGCCAGGCATTGGTGGAGCATGACGTGCAGGCGTTGATCCGCGCCACCGGGGCCAAGCTCGACGCGCTGCGTGCGCTCGAGGCCACGCTGCCGGTCGGGCAGGGCGAACGCCTGCAGGAGCTGGCCGAGCGCAACCGCGCCAACGGCGTATTGCTCTCGCGCCGTCGCCGCGAGGTCAACTGGGCGTTGCGCCAGTTGGGCCGCAGCGAAGCGTCCTCGGCGTATGACGCCAAGGGCCAGGCCAACATTCTGCATACGCGGCGGCCGCTGGCCGTCGCCTGA
- the flgA gene encoding flagellar basal body P-ring formation chaperone FlgA, whose translation MRWIILALLALAGAPASAAGAWQPVDSIRAAALSTLPAGSEGDTTLDSALRLPICGQGLRAQPTGTTTVEVSCPDAGGWRLFVPVKIRRNQTVLILNRGIAAGETIALADITTAQRDVARIAGAALADPAAAVGRVARRTLSAGSLLAANDLVAQRLVRRGDSVALVSRFGGVEVRVAGKALADAGENERVSVENLSSRKVVQGTVATNGDVFVTR comes from the coding sequence ATGCGTTGGATCATCCTTGCCCTGCTTGCCCTTGCCGGCGCGCCTGCGTCTGCCGCCGGTGCCTGGCAGCCGGTGGACAGCATCCGGGCCGCCGCGCTGTCGACCCTGCCGGCCGGCAGCGAAGGCGACACCACCCTCGATTCGGCGTTGCGCCTGCCTATCTGCGGGCAGGGCCTGCGCGCCCAGCCCACCGGCACTACTACAGTAGAAGTGAGCTGCCCCGATGCCGGCGGCTGGCGGCTGTTTGTACCGGTCAAGATCCGCCGCAACCAGACCGTGCTCATTCTCAACCGTGGCATCGCCGCTGGAGAAACCATCGCCCTGGCCGATATCACGACTGCCCAGCGTGACGTAGCCCGGATTGCCGGGGCGGCGCTGGCCGATCCGGCCGCCGCAGTCGGGCGGGTTGCCCGGCGCACCTTGAGTGCCGGCAGCCTGCTCGCCGCCAACGACCTGGTTGCCCAGCGCCTGGTGCGTCGGGGCGACAGCGTGGCGCTGGTCTCGCGCTTTGGCGGGGTGGAAGTCCGCGTGGCCGGCAAGGCCTTGGCCGATGCCGGTGAAAATGAACGTGTTTCAGTGGAGAATCTGTCCTCACGCAAGGTCGTGCAGGGTACGGTGGCCACCAACGGCGACGTTTTTGTGACGCGCTGA
- a CDS encoding chemotaxis protein yields the protein MSHDLLNRIDQRTRLAGHNRLALLLFRLGGRQLFGVNVFKVQEVLRRPDLFQVPGLPSQFAGVADVRGRSVPVLDLGLAIGHPEREPDADKAPGYLVVTEFNRSIQGFLVSGVERIVNIAVEDIHPPPELGAESSYLTAVTRFQGELIQVIDVESVLADIAQVRGEAVLDPSLAQSLPSDGPQLQVLVVDDSRVARQQIRSVLDQLGVGATLLSDGKQALDHLIQIHASGENPAERYAMVISDIEMPAMDGYTLTTEIRRHPGLAGLYVLLHTSLSGVFNNAMVERVGANAFVAKYSPHELADFVLDRLRKVAMAA from the coding sequence ATGTCACATGACCTGCTCAACCGCATCGACCAGCGTACGCGCCTGGCCGGCCACAATCGTCTGGCCCTGCTGCTGTTCCGGCTCGGCGGACGCCAGCTTTTTGGCGTGAATGTGTTCAAGGTGCAGGAAGTCCTGCGCCGTCCGGACCTGTTCCAGGTGCCCGGGCTGCCCAGCCAGTTCGCCGGCGTGGCCGATGTACGCGGCCGCTCGGTACCGGTGCTGGACCTGGGCCTGGCCATCGGCCACCCCGAACGGGAACCGGACGCGGACAAGGCCCCGGGCTACCTGGTGGTGACCGAGTTCAACCGGTCGATCCAGGGCTTCCTGGTCAGCGGGGTGGAACGGATCGTCAACATCGCGGTGGAAGACATCCACCCGCCGCCGGAGTTGGGGGCCGAGTCGAGCTATCTGACCGCGGTCACGCGGTTCCAGGGCGAGCTGATCCAGGTGATCGACGTGGAAAGCGTGCTCGCCGACATCGCCCAGGTGCGCGGCGAGGCGGTGCTGGACCCGTCGCTGGCCCAGTCGCTGCCCTCCGACGGCCCGCAGCTGCAGGTGCTGGTGGTGGACGATTCGCGGGTGGCGCGCCAGCAGATCCGCAGCGTGCTGGACCAGCTGGGGGTGGGCGCGACGCTGCTGTCCGACGGCAAGCAGGCGCTGGACCACCTGATCCAGATCCACGCCTCGGGCGAGAACCCGGCCGAGCGCTATGCCATGGTGATCTCGGACATCGAGATGCCGGCGATGGACGGCTACACGCTGACGACGGAAATCCGTCGCCACCCCGGCCTGGCCGGGTTGTATGTGCTGCTGCACACCTCGCTGTCGGGCGTCTTCAACAACGCGATGGTCGAGCGGGTGGGCGCCAACGCGTTCGTGGCCAAGTACTCGCCGCACGAACTGGCCGATTTCGTGCTGGATCGTTTGCGGAAGGTGGCGATGGCGGCTTGA
- the flgB gene encoding flagellar basal body rod protein FlgB, which yields MPNLISDYLGVHAQAMPLREQRMKLIASNLSNADTPGYKAQDLDFDAALRNAQGLDSNGLMKTTNEQHYAIGGGLNPFQIAKEGVQPSIDGNTVDPDAERAAYGRAALEYRASLSFVESKVRSMLTAITGQ from the coding sequence ATGCCCAATCTGATTTCCGACTATCTGGGGGTCCATGCCCAGGCCATGCCGTTGCGCGAGCAGCGGATGAAGCTCATCGCCAGCAACCTGAGCAATGCCGACACCCCCGGGTACAAGGCCCAGGACCTCGACTTCGATGCCGCCCTGCGCAATGCCCAGGGCCTGGACAGCAACGGCCTCATGAAAACCACCAACGAACAGCACTACGCCATCGGCGGCGGCCTCAACCCCTTCCAGATTGCCAAGGAAGGCGTCCAGCCCAGCATCGACGGCAACACCGTCGACCCCGATGCCGAACGGGCCGCCTATGGCCGCGCCGCGCTGGAATACCGCGCCTCGCTCAGCTTCGTCGAATCCAAGGTGCGCTCCATGCTCACCGCCATCACAGGCCAATAA
- a CDS encoding bifunctional diguanylate cyclase/phosphodiesterase — protein sequence MDQGIIASLLQHPLASALVILDRAGRPLAANPVARELGLPATVAAYGELLEDLRLLAADGGLVPCQLPGGPRGRLDGWMRAVHDPDGNLLAFTLSVPEPVASYAGSRWELALDHAGHGLWDWDLPSDAVIRSRRWDDQPVPAEEVTRGDVTAALLAPVHPDDQAAVRAALDAHLRGDGEVYTAQYRLRHPDGDWRWVLDRGRVVARTADGQPLRMVGTHTEIQAQKQLEAQLLEQQVHLREAQRIASMGSWSWDPAERQFWWSPEFRALLGVGEDPLSGRRRWLRQLEPRSRSLLRHAWRRMLRDGKPTTLELELPREREGALHLRLWMQPLLGADGRIQRLLGQVQNITEQHQTDALIRWRTELLNRVSALGRIGGCEIEVTTRHIQWTEECYRIHGLRKEPISLDQALALYTQDSRDAFEAALERIADGGLPEQLDLCFYRQSGLRIWVQVLIELDRRDGLPTRFVVLFRDITREREANERIELLAHYDLLTGLPNRMLLREQTADAIEEARDRGAPLAMLFIDLDGFKTINDTFGHATGDALLKAAASRLHQNLRNADLFGRFSGDEFIVVLRDLADPEDAGHVARKLIASLAEPLQRGETTLKVGASVGIAMLDQSHHDFESLLRAADAAMYAAKEAGRNTYQYYSQDALAKIQRKLEIEHALLGAIEREEFTLAYQPLLHAENDQPPAIEALLRWHRPGIGYCSPAEFIPIAEKCGEIVRIGDWVLAEACRQAAAWDAAGLAFDRVAVNVSAVQLRDRGFAERVIDICHAHGWPPQRLELELTESALIRDTDVLRHCFDVLERHGVPLAVDDFGTGFSNLHYLNRFPVGRLKIDRSFVQGMLHDTGTAEVTQAIVHLGHALGMKVVAEGVETEQEEAMLRRQGCDEIQGYLYSRPLTPRDLAQWLKTGGTRIAPREAVVALSHAI from the coding sequence GTGGACCAAGGGATTATCGCGAGTCTGCTGCAGCACCCATTGGCGTCGGCCTTGGTCATCCTCGACCGGGCCGGGCGGCCGCTGGCGGCCAACCCGGTCGCGCGCGAGCTTGGGCTGCCGGCAACCGTGGCGGCCTATGGCGAGCTGCTTGAAGACCTGCGCCTGCTGGCGGCTGATGGAGGCCTGGTGCCCTGCCAGCTGCCCGGCGGGCCGCGCGGTCGCCTGGACGGCTGGATGCGGGCCGTGCACGACCCGGACGGCAACCTGCTGGCCTTCACGCTGAGCGTGCCCGAGCCGGTGGCCAGCTATGCCGGCAGCCGCTGGGAGCTGGCCCTGGACCACGCCGGCCATGGCCTGTGGGACTGGGACCTGCCCAGCGACGCGGTGATCCGGTCACGGCGCTGGGACGACCAGCCGGTACCGGCCGAAGAAGTCACCCGGGGCGATGTCACCGCGGCATTGCTCGCTCCGGTCCATCCGGACGATCAGGCGGCCGTGCGCGCCGCCCTGGACGCCCACCTGCGCGGCGACGGCGAGGTGTACACCGCCCAGTACCGGTTGCGTCATCCCGACGGTGACTGGCGCTGGGTGCTCGACCGTGGCCGGGTGGTGGCGCGTACCGCCGACGGCCAACCCCTGCGCATGGTGGGCACGCACACCGAAATCCAGGCCCAGAAGCAGTTGGAGGCGCAGCTGCTGGAGCAGCAGGTGCACCTGCGCGAAGCCCAGCGCATCGCCAGCATGGGCAGCTGGTCGTGGGACCCGGCCGAGCGCCAGTTCTGGTGGTCGCCGGAGTTCCGCGCCCTGCTCGGCGTGGGCGAAGATCCGCTGAGCGGGCGTCGGCGCTGGTTGCGCCAGCTTGAACCGCGCTCGCGCAGCCTGCTGCGCCACGCCTGGCGGCGCATGCTGCGCGATGGCAAGCCGACCACGCTGGAGCTGGAACTGCCGCGCGAGCGCGAAGGTGCGTTGCACCTGCGGCTGTGGATGCAGCCGCTGCTCGGCGCAGACGGGCGCATCCAGCGCCTGCTGGGCCAGGTCCAGAACATCACCGAACAGCACCAGACCGACGCGCTGATCCGGTGGCGCACCGAACTGCTCAACCGCGTGTCGGCGCTGGGCCGCATCGGTGGCTGCGAAATCGAAGTAACCACCCGCCACATACAGTGGACCGAGGAGTGCTACCGCATCCACGGCCTGCGCAAGGAGCCGATCAGCCTGGACCAGGCGCTGGCCCTGTACACCCAGGATTCGCGCGATGCCTTCGAGGCCGCCTTGGAGCGTATCGCCGACGGCGGCCTGCCCGAGCAGCTGGATCTGTGCTTCTACCGCCAGTCCGGGCTGCGTATCTGGGTGCAGGTGCTGATCGAACTGGACCGTCGCGATGGCCTGCCAACCCGCTTCGTGGTGCTGTTCCGTGACATCACCCGCGAACGCGAAGCCAACGAGCGCATCGAACTGCTGGCCCACTACGACCTGCTGACGGGCCTGCCCAACCGCATGCTGCTGCGCGAACAGACCGCCGATGCCATCGAAGAGGCGCGCGACCGTGGCGCGCCGCTGGCCATGCTGTTCATCGACCTGGATGGCTTCAAGACCATCAACGACACTTTCGGCCACGCCACCGGCGATGCGCTGCTGAAGGCGGCGGCCAGCCGCCTGCACCAGAACCTGCGCAACGCCGACCTGTTCGGCCGTTTCAGCGGCGACGAGTTCATCGTGGTGCTGCGTGACCTGGCCGACCCCGAGGACGCCGGCCACGTGGCCCGCAAGCTGATCGCCTCGCTGGCTGAGCCGCTGCAGCGCGGCGAGACCACGCTGAAGGTGGGCGCCAGCGTGGGCATCGCCATGCTTGATCAGAGCCACCACGACTTTGAATCGCTGCTGCGCGCGGCCGACGCGGCGATGTACGCCGCCAAGGAAGCGGGGCGCAACACCTACCAGTATTACAGCCAGGACGCGCTGGCCAAGATCCAGCGCAAGCTGGAGATCGAGCATGCGCTGCTGGGCGCGATCGAGCGCGAAGAGTTCACCCTGGCCTACCAGCCTCTGCTGCACGCCGAGAACGATCAGCCGCCGGCGATCGAAGCCCTGCTGCGCTGGCATCGGCCCGGTATCGGCTACTGCAGCCCGGCCGAGTTCATTCCGATCGCCGAAAAATGCGGTGAGATCGTCCGCATCGGCGACTGGGTCCTGGCCGAGGCGTGCCGCCAGGCGGCCGCCTGGGATGCCGCCGGCCTGGCGTTCGACCGCGTGGCGGTCAACGTCTCGGCGGTGCAGCTGCGCGACCGCGGTTTCGCCGAGCGCGTGATCGACATCTGCCATGCCCATGGCTGGCCGCCGCAGCGGCTGGAGCTGGAGTTGACCGAATCTGCGTTGATCCGGGATACCGACGTCCTGCGCCACTGCTTCGACGTGCTCGAACGCCACGGCGTGCCGTTGGCGGTCGATGACTTCGGCACCGGTTTCTCCAACCTGCATTACCTCAACCGCTTCCCGGTGGGCCGCCTGAAGATCGACCGCAGTTTCGTGCAGGGCATGCTGCACGACACCGGCACGGCCGAAGTCACCCAGGCCATCGTCCACCTGGGCCATGCGCTGGGCATGAAGGTCGTCGCCGAGGGGGTGGAAACCGAGCAGGAAGAAGCCATGCTGCGCCGCCAGGGCTGCGACGAGATCCAGGGTTATCTGTATTCGCGCCCGCTCACCCCGCGTGACCTGGCGCAATGGCTGAAGACCGGCGGCACCCGCATCGCGCCGCGCGAGGCGGTGGTCGCGCTGAGCCACGCGATCTGA
- a CDS encoding ATP-binding protein, whose translation MLLFREDGSVALANAAVSEMLGHAEDAAGLGAAQWLRQLLPPDALEHARQHGHWNGSLPVGERMVIAHVYHHEDAGQRHYLALFRRIEGQEDYERELQQRHAELRQAYLRLNGTQEKLLQSEKMASIGQLAAGVAHEINNPIGYVHSNLGSLQEYLRSLFTVIEAYERALRAPDPKALIPEIDDIRTRFDIDFISRDLPQLMAESREGIERVTRIVRDLKDFSYSGRDESWKLVDLHAGLESTINIIWNELKYKVTLQREFGQLPLVECLPSELNQVYMNLLLNAGHAIADRGTITVRTGVDGDHVWVEFEDTGGGISPDLRQRIFDPFFTTKPVGSGTGLGLSISYSIVNKHHGRIDLDSTPGVGSRFRLVLPIKQPR comes from the coding sequence ATGCTGTTGTTCCGCGAGGATGGCAGCGTGGCCCTGGCCAATGCCGCGGTCAGCGAAATGCTCGGCCACGCCGAAGACGCCGCCGGCCTGGGCGCGGCGCAATGGCTGCGCCAGCTGCTGCCGCCGGACGCGCTGGAGCACGCCCGCCAGCACGGCCACTGGAACGGCAGCCTGCCGGTCGGCGAGCGCATGGTCATCGCCCACGTCTACCACCACGAAGACGCGGGCCAGCGCCACTACCTGGCGCTGTTCCGCCGCATCGAAGGCCAGGAAGACTACGAGCGCGAACTGCAGCAGCGCCATGCCGAGCTGCGCCAGGCATACCTGCGCCTCAACGGCACCCAGGAAAAGCTGCTGCAGTCGGAGAAGATGGCCTCCATCGGCCAGCTGGCCGCCGGCGTGGCGCACGAGATCAACAACCCGATCGGTTACGTGCACTCCAACCTGGGCAGCCTGCAGGAGTACCTGCGTAGCCTGTTCACCGTGATCGAAGCGTACGAGCGCGCCCTGCGCGCGCCGGACCCGAAGGCGCTAATCCCGGAAATCGACGACATCCGCACCCGCTTCGACATCGACTTCATCAGCCGCGACCTGCCGCAGCTGATGGCCGAGTCGCGCGAGGGCATCGAGCGGGTCACCCGGATCGTGCGCGACCTGAAGGACTTCTCGTATTCCGGCCGCGACGAATCGTGGAAGCTGGTCGACCTGCATGCCGGGCTTGAGTCCACCATCAACATCATCTGGAACGAGCTCAAGTACAAGGTGACCCTGCAGCGCGAATTCGGCCAGTTGCCGCTGGTGGAATGCCTGCCGTCCGAGCTCAACCAGGTGTACATGAACCTGCTGCTCAACGCCGGCCATGCGATCGCCGATCGCGGCACGATTACGGTGCGCACCGGCGTGGACGGCGACCACGTGTGGGTGGAGTTCGAAGACACCGGCGGCGGCATCTCGCCGGACCTGCGCCAGCGCATCTTCGACCCGTTCTTCACCACCAAGCCGGTGGGCAGCGGCACCGGCCTGGGCCTGTCGATCTCCTACAGCATCGTCAACAAGCACCACGGCCGCATCGACCTGGACAGCACCCCGGGCGTAGGCTCCAGGTTCCGCCTGGTCCTGCCGATCAAACAGCCGCGCTGA